In the Chlorobium limicola DSM 245 genome, one interval contains:
- a CDS encoding glycosyltransferase family 4 protein, with product MFHEKQYIIISDNFPPCRGGGIAEWAYGIAYNLAVPGHKVTVLSRWKPASDAEMYQGNAFGVKAMLCRDWNRYRYWYALYYLFHELRRNPDATVIATTWELAEPMILLCNIFPKSSFIVIAHGLEVTRLFRNRQIIRFRRTIQNARLTVAVSRFTKNGILDKIPGITTPVIFLPNGVDTDRFHPVDTAMSLRKRLGIKPETRIILTLARVIERKGHDTVLKALPAVLSEFPNTLYIIAGPWHAPYYEKLQDIIREKNLERHVQFTSFVDDCDLNAYYSMSDIYVMVSRTIEQTGDSEGFGITFLEANACLCPVIGSYAGGIPDAVENGVNGLLVDPDDYKALQEKILMLFRNEKLRANLAKQGFERVCERFTWKKITGGLLREIEQLTT from the coding sequence ATGTTTCACGAAAAACAGTATATCATCATCTCAGATAATTTTCCCCCATGCCGAGGCGGAGGTATCGCCGAATGGGCTTATGGCATAGCATACAATCTTGCCGTCCCGGGACACAAGGTAACGGTTCTCTCACGGTGGAAACCAGCATCAGATGCTGAAATGTATCAGGGAAACGCATTCGGGGTAAAGGCCATGCTCTGTCGCGACTGGAACCGATATCGTTACTGGTATGCGCTTTATTATCTCTTCCATGAGCTTCGGCGGAATCCTGACGCTACGGTTATCGCTACAACATGGGAACTTGCCGAACCCATGATTCTCCTCTGCAATATTTTTCCGAAAAGTTCTTTCATAGTCATCGCACATGGTCTTGAAGTAACCAGGCTTTTCAGAAACAGACAGATCATCAGATTCAGAAGAACCATCCAAAATGCCCGATTGACCGTAGCGGTCAGCCGTTTCACCAAAAACGGGATTCTCGACAAAATCCCCGGAATAACCACGCCGGTCATTTTTCTGCCGAACGGAGTCGATACTGACCGTTTTCACCCGGTAGATACTGCCATGTCACTACGAAAACGCCTTGGCATCAAACCTGAAACCCGGATTATCCTTACCCTTGCACGGGTTATCGAACGTAAAGGCCACGACACGGTGCTGAAAGCGCTGCCTGCCGTCCTCTCCGAATTCCCGAACACCCTCTACATTATCGCAGGCCCCTGGCATGCTCCTTATTATGAAAAATTGCAGGACATCATACGGGAAAAAAACCTCGAACGTCACGTGCAGTTCACGTCATTCGTCGACGATTGTGATCTGAACGCCTATTACTCGATGAGCGATATCTATGTCATGGTAAGCAGAACTATCGAGCAAACCGGGGACTCCGAGGGATTCGGCATCACATTTCTTGAAGCAAACGCATGCCTCTGCCCGGTCATAGGCAGCTACGCCGGAGGTATTCCGGATGCGGTTGAAAACGGTGTCAATGGACTCCTCGTCGATCCTGACGATTATAAAGCATTACAGGAAAAGATTCTTATGCTGTTCAGAAACGAAAAACTCAGGGCAAACCTTGCAAAACAGGGTTTTGAACGGGTATGTGAGCGATTTACATGGAAAAAAATTACCGGCGGGTTACTCCGTGAGATCGAACAGCTGACAACCTGA